DNA from Acidobacteriota bacterium:
ACCTCCTCATCTATTCGAAATGAGGAGACGGGATGGAAAGGCCGGAAGCGTCAGATGCCCGCGCCGGGATCGGCCCGGCCCGCGAGCCGGCCCGCAGGGGCAGGCCCGTCACAGCGGGGATTTATCGGCGTCCGTGTATGTCGTGTCATCTGCGAAAAGATGCCCTTCCAAGCTTTCGATCTCCGTCTCCATGTGGCCCAGGGCCTCGTTCAACTGGTCCAGCTTCTTCTGGCACAGAAACAGCTCGTCCGCGATGTTCAAGGCCGCCAGCACGGCGATCTTGGTCGTGTCCGCGGACTTCGATTTCACAGCCACTTCGTGCATCTTCTGGTCCACGAGCGAGGTCAAGTGGCCGATATACTGCTCGTCCTCCTCTCCTTTGACG
Protein-coding regions in this window:
- a CDS encoding cell division protein ZapA: MTERILEIEIFGQRYKIRVKGEEDEQYIGHLTSLVDQKMHEVAVKSKSADTTKIAVLAALNIADELFLCQKKLDQLNEALGHMETEIESLEGHLFADDTTYTDADKSPL